In Mycoplasma sp. Mirounga ES2805-ORL, a single window of DNA contains:
- a CDS encoding PTS sugar transporter subunit IIA, translating into MKKRDKFAIVMLTIFTLGFCWLHWKIQANKYKKLASIDKEDIKLPSVIKIDNLISLLGNKDNIKGSRSTISNLIIEINNKDNVNVDEIKQLKYVSGVMISSQKITLIVGDYASKISNELIKKLK; encoded by the coding sequence ATGAAAAAAAGAGATAAATTTGCAATAGTTATGTTAACAATATTTACACTAGGTTTTTGTTGACTTCATTGAAAAATTCAAGCTAATAAATATAAGAAATTAGCTTCTATAGATAAAGAAGATATTAAATTACCTTCAGTTATTAAAATTGATAATTTAATATCTCTATTAGGAAACAAAGATAATATTAAAGGTTCAAGAAGCACGATATCTAATTTAATCATTGAGATAAATAATAAAGATAACGTCAACGTTGATGAAATAAAACAATTAAAATACGTTTCAGGAGTTATGATTTCCTCTCAAAAAATAACTTTAATTGTTGGCGATTATGCTTCTAAAATAAGTAATGAACTTATCAAAAAATTAAAATAA